In Leisingera methylohalidivorans DSM 14336, a single genomic region encodes these proteins:
- the eda gene encoding bifunctional 4-hydroxy-2-oxoglutarate aldolase/2-dehydro-3-deoxy-phosphogluconate aldolase: MTLSPKDASRLTREICGLAPIVPVLVIEDDSTARPLAEALVAGGLPALEVTLRTPAALEAIRAMSEVPGGHVGAGTLITPEDVRAAKAAGAAFGVSPGATDELLAACEAEQLPLLPGAATATEAMRLLARGYAMLKFFPAEASGGAPALKAIGAPLPQITFCPTGGISPANAGSYLSLRNVLCAGGSWVAPKDLIAAGNWGGIELLARQAAQLGESA; the protein is encoded by the coding sequence ATGACCCTGTCCCCCAAAGATGCCAGCCGGCTGACCCGCGAAATCTGCGGCCTCGCGCCGATTGTGCCGGTGCTGGTCATTGAAGATGACTCCACAGCCCGCCCGCTGGCCGAAGCGCTGGTCGCGGGCGGGCTTCCCGCTCTGGAAGTCACCCTGCGCACCCCTGCCGCGCTGGAAGCGATCCGCGCCATGTCCGAGGTTCCAGGCGGCCATGTCGGCGCCGGCACGCTGATCACCCCTGAGGATGTCCGCGCCGCCAAGGCTGCCGGGGCGGCCTTCGGGGTCTCGCCCGGTGCCACCGATGAACTCCTGGCCGCCTGCGAGGCGGAACAGCTGCCGCTGCTGCCGGGCGCCGCGACCGCGACCGAAGCCATGCGGCTCCTTGCGCGCGGCTACGCCATGCTCAAGTTTTTTCCCGCGGAAGCGTCAGGCGGCGCCCCGGCCTTGAAGGCCATCGGCGCACCGCTGCCGCAGATCACCTTTTGCCCCACCGGCGGCATCAGCCCCGCAAACGCTGGAAGCTATCTGTCCCTCAGAAACGTGCTGTGTGCGGGCGGCAGCTGGGTTGCGCCAAAGGATCTTATTGCGGCCGGGAACTGGGGCGGGATTGAATTGCTGGCCAGACAGGCCGCGCAACTGGGGGAAAGCGCATGA